One genomic segment of Rubripirellula amarantea includes these proteins:
- a CDS encoding YbbN family protein has product MPSRSGSPLFNDDGSCVIGLVAWRNSDGHGLAMNAAVGSFVRGEVAEVESVLPDNAIPHWQSRVRLVLVTSERCQPCELQKQSMPSDVRYETVDIQSVNAKDYNVRTTATLIVFVDGNLEDTSSGLLRGDRLRAFLDR; this is encoded by the coding sequence TTGCCCAGTCGTTCTGGTTCGCCGTTATTCAACGACGACGGCTCTTGCGTGATCGGCCTCGTCGCATGGCGAAACAGCGACGGTCACGGACTGGCGATGAACGCCGCCGTTGGTTCATTCGTTCGCGGCGAAGTCGCCGAAGTCGAAAGTGTACTTCCCGACAACGCGATTCCCCATTGGCAATCTCGCGTTCGTTTGGTTCTCGTCACGTCGGAAAGATGCCAACCGTGCGAACTGCAAAAGCAATCCATGCCGAGCGACGTTCGCTATGAAACCGTTGACATCCAATCTGTCAACGCGAAGGACTACAACGTCCGCACGACGGCAACGCTGATTGTATTCGTAGATGGAAATTTAGAAGACACATCAAGCGGGCTGCTTCGCGGCGACCGCTTGCGAGCATTCTTGGACCGCTGA
- a CDS encoding ASCH domain-containing protein: MLFLSIHPEHVQSIVKGRKTVELRKRTPSIQPGFKVVIYATTPKCEVVAVATVDNIQVGEPNEIWRDCGRLAAVSEEAFDAYYEGATKAVGIHLSDIAVFKKPVSLRELRRRWEGFQPPQQYRYLDSAQQKFITTRETRLGGCVSS, encoded by the coding sequence ATGCTTTTTCTCTCGATCCATCCCGAACATGTTCAGTCGATCGTCAAAGGGCGAAAGACCGTCGAACTTCGCAAGCGAACGCCAAGCATTCAGCCGGGTTTCAAAGTCGTCATCTACGCTACGACGCCGAAATGTGAAGTGGTCGCAGTCGCAACCGTGGACAATATTCAGGTTGGCGAACCCAACGAAATCTGGCGAGACTGCGGTAGGTTGGCGGCGGTATCCGAGGAGGCGTTTGACGCTTACTACGAGGGTGCTACTAAGGCGGTTGGCATCCACCTATCGGACATCGCCGTGTTCAAGAAGCCGGTGTCACTGCGAGAACTGCGGCGACGCTGGGAAGGTTTTCAGCCGCCACAGCAATACCGGTACCTCGACTCGGCACAACAGAAGTTCATCACGACAAGAGAAACGAGACTCGGTGGTTGCGTGAGTTCTTAG
- a CDS encoding GNAT family N-acetyltransferase, producing the protein MSGDIEIRAVASEEELDAVKGLYRTQKAFLGFFPDGAFEQRAASNQIYVAWLDGSAVGYVAFSTNGRYEVRIAHLCVSPAFRQRGFAKQLVAALVKSHPGHARIRLNCRSDYPAADAWRRLKFSEVRRFPGKKLDGSELIAFSFPIDETPLFDQIESDPLPVVVCDANVVIDIEDDSRPHHGSSIGLLVDWLFDEIDLSVTSEIFADFDRQNEPLRSDMTSVVKEKWTQVSANEPDIAETLREVQRIMGPPDDDSSVSDQMHIAIAATVEAAAFVTRDEGVLEFRDEIQSSLGLRVLSPPEFITNYDSVLNSHRYQYRELSRSGIERSHVLRVDEFDLELFIDQAGGERLRTFKAELNEMLANPREWEIYRVSSKSNPNIALIAIHVLKDGGREVFRLRLNRKLIHRRFGRVLAYYFADQPLGAWRSGERRTVAITDPLASPTILDALSRRGWIQADNQWWRLSLPGSWKQHDLSSELNSLKDSGMLPGMVVSQLSHAVQADHSVIGNEHETQQLEQLIHPGKVTFGKLPTWVIPIQARWAQELFDFRLWDRGLFDPDTSLVINPDSAYYKRPRNSPTSSHGRVLWYVSGDRSKGGGCIRACSALTRVVTGTAKNLFREFQRFGVYEWHHVLDFFKQADAAGVAIQFTSTELLENPMALGDVNSVLSSHGMGKQTFPSAVKIPDAAFHEIYSQSMKGKS; encoded by the coding sequence ATGAGCGGTGATATTGAAATTCGTGCAGTTGCATCCGAGGAAGAGCTCGATGCTGTCAAAGGGCTTTACCGAACACAGAAAGCCTTCTTGGGTTTCTTTCCCGATGGAGCGTTTGAGCAACGAGCGGCGTCGAACCAAATTTATGTTGCATGGCTCGATGGAAGCGCTGTCGGATACGTCGCTTTCTCGACGAACGGGCGTTACGAGGTCCGAATCGCTCACCTTTGTGTTTCGCCCGCATTTCGGCAACGTGGTTTTGCAAAGCAGCTAGTTGCAGCCCTTGTGAAATCCCATCCCGGTCATGCGCGGATTCGATTGAATTGCAGATCAGACTACCCAGCGGCGGACGCTTGGCGGCGGCTGAAATTTTCGGAGGTCCGTCGCTTCCCTGGTAAGAAGCTTGATGGTAGTGAGCTGATTGCCTTTAGCTTCCCGATCGACGAAACGCCACTGTTTGATCAGATCGAGAGCGATCCATTGCCGGTCGTCGTTTGCGATGCCAATGTGGTGATCGACATCGAGGATGATAGCAGGCCGCACCACGGATCTAGCATTGGGTTGTTGGTGGATTGGTTATTCGATGAAATTGACCTCAGTGTTACGTCGGAAATCTTCGCTGACTTTGACCGACAGAACGAACCGCTGCGAAGCGACATGACATCAGTGGTGAAAGAGAAGTGGACGCAGGTTTCCGCAAACGAACCTGACATCGCAGAGACGTTGCGAGAAGTTCAGCGAATCATGGGGCCGCCTGATGACGACTCAAGCGTTTCGGATCAAATGCACATCGCGATCGCGGCAACCGTCGAGGCTGCTGCCTTTGTAACTCGGGACGAGGGAGTATTGGAGTTTCGCGACGAGATTCAAAGCTCTCTCGGGTTGCGAGTGCTTTCTCCACCGGAGTTCATCACTAACTACGATTCGGTGTTGAATTCACATCGCTATCAATACCGTGAACTGTCTCGCTCAGGGATCGAACGCAGTCACGTCCTCAGAGTTGACGAGTTTGATTTGGAATTGTTCATTGACCAAGCCGGTGGCGAGCGTTTGAGGACATTCAAAGCGGAACTGAATGAAATGCTCGCGAATCCCCGTGAGTGGGAAATCTATCGGGTCAGTTCTAAAAGTAATCCGAATATTGCCTTGATTGCGATTCACGTTTTGAAAGACGGTGGACGGGAAGTTTTCCGATTGCGTTTGAACCGCAAGTTGATTCACCGTCGATTCGGCCGGGTTCTCGCCTATTACTTTGCCGATCAACCGCTTGGTGCTTGGCGAAGTGGGGAGCGGCGGACGGTGGCAATAACTGACCCACTTGCGTCGCCGACGATTTTGGATGCCCTGTCACGTCGTGGCTGGATTCAAGCGGATAACCAGTGGTGGCGGCTATCGCTGCCAGGTTCTTGGAAGCAGCACGACTTGAGTAGCGAGTTGAACAGCCTGAAGGATTCTGGGATGTTGCCGGGAATGGTCGTCAGTCAGCTTTCGCACGCAGTTCAAGCGGACCATAGCGTGATCGGCAACGAGCATGAGACCCAGCAGCTCGAACAACTAATCCACCCTGGCAAGGTTACGTTCGGTAAACTCCCGACGTGGGTGATCCCAATTCAAGCTCGATGGGCACAAGAATTGTTCGATTTTCGGCTGTGGGATCGCGGGTTGTTCGATCCGGACACCTCGCTAGTCATCAATCCTGACTCAGCGTACTACAAACGCCCTCGAAACAGCCCAACATCGTCGCATGGTAGGGTTCTTTGGTACGTCAGCGGGGATCGCAGCAAAGGCGGGGGCTGCATCCGAGCATGTTCGGCTTTGACCAGAGTTGTCACAGGGACCGCCAAAAATCTATTCCGTGAATTCCAACGGTTTGGCGTCTACGAATGGCATCATGTCTTGGACTTTTTCAAGCAAGCTGACGCCGCTGGCGTTGCGATTCAATTCACAAGTACAGAGTTGTTGGAGAACCCGATGGCCCTTGGGGACGTAAATAGCGTACTATCGTCACATGGCATGGGAAAACAGACATTTCCATCCGCCGTCAAAATCCCCGACGCGGCTTTTCACGAAATTTATTCGCAATCCATGAAGGGAAAGTCGTAA
- a CDS encoding type IIL restriction-modification enzyme MmeI has product MTDGSLCKMPLSFNEIRSNSIEFAKEWAGESRENGEVKNFWDQFLRIFGLNRHLIASLEETVKKIKVPSGFIDVFMEAVLLAGHRSAGKDLTKAASQAFECTNVFPPRWSRRRNHAGRSRGQHER; this is encoded by the coding sequence TTGACTGATGGAAGCCTGTGCAAGATGCCTTTAAGCTTTAATGAAATACGCAGCAACTCGATCGAGTTTGCGAAAGAATGGGCGGGCGAGAGTCGAGAAAACGGCGAAGTGAAAAACTTCTGGGATCAGTTTCTTCGCATCTTTGGACTCAATCGCCATCTGATCGCAAGCCTTGAGGAAACTGTCAAAAAGATAAAAGTCCCTTCCGGTTTCATTGATGTTTTCATGGAAGCGGTACTGCTGGCCGGTCACAGGAGTGCCGGGAAGGACTTGACCAAGGCCGCCTCGCAAGCATTCGAGTGTACGAACGTATTTCCGCCCCGCTGGTCGCGAAGAAGAAATCACGCCGGAAGAAGTCGGGGACAGCATGAGCGGTGA
- a CDS encoding type II toxin-antitoxin system VapC family toxin, translated as MRVLLDTHALYWFIEGDVKLSKTAAAVIGDPNNTILFSPASYWEMAIKISLGKWQLNQPYADFIDIALVDYGFEILNISPGHTAELLNLPFHHRDPFDRLLVAQAIAEGIEIVSADTQFDAYPVQRTW; from the coding sequence GTGAGAGTCTTGCTCGACACTCACGCATTGTATTGGTTCATCGAAGGCGACGTGAAGCTGAGCAAAACAGCCGCTGCTGTGATCGGTGATCCGAACAACACGATTCTTTTCAGCCCAGCCTCGTACTGGGAAATGGCAATCAAGATAAGCCTTGGTAAGTGGCAGTTGAATCAGCCCTATGCTGATTTCATCGACATTGCACTGGTAGACTACGGCTTCGAGATTCTCAACATCAGTCCTGGCCACACGGCAGAATTGCTAAATTTGCCCTTCCACCATCGCGACCCATTTGATCGCCTCCTCGTCGCCCAAGCGATAGCCGAAGGCATCGAAATCGTTTCGGCGGATACGCAGTTCGATGCGTATCCCGTTCAGCGAACTTGGTGA
- a CDS encoding type II toxin-antitoxin system Phd/YefM family antitoxin: MAEKISIDDAQGHLKDLIAGLAPGAELVITDGDKPVAKLVSEQKKPGEFRKPGLGKGMISIVSDDDTHLDDFAEYMQ, encoded by the coding sequence ATGGCCGAGAAAATTTCGATCGACGACGCTCAAGGGCATTTGAAAGACCTGATCGCAGGCTTGGCTCCCGGTGCGGAGTTAGTGATAACTGATGGCGACAAACCCGTCGCGAAGTTAGTTTCCGAGCAAAAAAAGCCGGGCGAGTTTCGCAAGCCAGGCCTTGGCAAAGGCATGATCTCGATTGTCAGTGACGATGACACGCATCTGGACGACTTCGCCGAGTATATGCAGTGA
- a CDS encoding PEP-CTERM sorting domain-containing protein (PEP-CTERM proteins occur, often in large numbers, in the proteomes of bacteria that also encode an exosortase, a predicted intramembrane cysteine proteinase. The presence of a PEP-CTERM domain at a protein's C-terminus predicts cleavage within the sorting domain, followed by covalent anchoring to some some component of the (usually Gram-negative) cell surface. Many PEP-CTERM proteins exhibit an unusual sequence composition that includes large numbers of potential glycosylation sites. Expression of one such protein has been shown restore the ability of a bacterium to form floc, a type of biofilm.), with product MLHTVVARAAFVASFCVLAPIANTCHAAIVTILPIQVGNGSGDFGNPGQELFLQATNKIWSQAGITFNYLPFTSIISADYYDLDDQNEVDSLFANAPGASLDAKTISMWFVNDHYDAYGEVNEVGGLNANKIVISNFVFDETRLDTIAHEVGHLLGLNHDDPGVETNFLMRSGDDRIAPTVIGNIFPDGTGLDRMTAGQVAIALADAKVSAVPEPSSVILVAGCVGFAFLRRRQMQTSCRG from the coding sequence ATGCTCCACACCGTTGTCGCCCGCGCTGCTTTCGTAGCGTCGTTCTGCGTCTTGGCACCCATTGCGAACACCTGTCATGCCGCCATCGTGACGATCCTTCCTATCCAGGTTGGCAACGGATCGGGCGATTTTGGCAACCCAGGCCAGGAGCTTTTCTTGCAAGCAACCAACAAGATTTGGTCGCAAGCAGGGATCACATTCAACTATCTGCCATTCACGTCGATTATCTCGGCGGACTACTACGATTTGGATGACCAAAACGAAGTGGATTCATTGTTTGCCAATGCTCCCGGGGCGTCGTTGGACGCGAAGACCATTTCGATGTGGTTCGTCAATGATCACTACGATGCCTACGGCGAGGTCAATGAAGTCGGTGGACTCAACGCTAATAAGATTGTCATATCTAACTTCGTCTTCGACGAAACGAGGCTTGATACGATTGCCCACGAAGTCGGTCACCTGCTCGGCCTGAACCACGATGACCCAGGCGTCGAAACGAACTTCTTGATGCGAAGTGGTGACGACCGAATTGCCCCGACTGTGATTGGCAACATCTTCCCTGATGGCACGGGCTTGGATCGCATGACGGCTGGTCAAGTTGCCATCGCTCTTGCCGACGCCAAAGTGTCCGCAGTCCCCGAACCATCGTCAGTTATCTTGGTCGCTGGTTGCGTCGGATTCGCTTTCCTGCGTCGCCGACAAATGCAAACGTCATGTCGCGGCTAA
- a CDS encoding N-acetylmuramoyl-L-alanine amidase family protein — MAINLVHRCNMATVVVDPGHGGTERVGGSSPNNAVGLEGTRECDLTLSVGLMVSGLLANLGHDVRLTRSTDVNLGLKERADVAKRWGAEVFVSIHFNGFHDRSVQGSETLHAPDASEASRKLAQNIQAAIVSALGHRDRGVKPQTLGVLRPENHHSQTAACLVEPSFLTNADEEKRLQDERYQVKIASAVVDGITRYLTEHATQ; from the coding sequence ATGGCAATCAACTTGGTGCATCGGTGCAATATGGCGACAGTGGTGGTTGATCCGGGACATGGGGGAACGGAACGAGTCGGTGGTTCGAGTCCGAACAATGCAGTCGGACTCGAAGGGACGCGGGAGTGCGATTTAACTTTATCGGTCGGGTTGATGGTCAGCGGGTTACTTGCAAATCTAGGGCACGACGTTCGACTCACACGATCGACCGACGTTAACCTCGGACTGAAGGAGCGAGCGGACGTCGCGAAACGTTGGGGTGCCGAGGTGTTTGTTTCGATTCACTTCAACGGTTTTCATGATCGCAGCGTTCAGGGTAGCGAAACGTTGCATGCCCCTGATGCGAGCGAAGCCAGTCGCAAGCTCGCCCAAAATATCCAAGCGGCAATCGTTTCCGCGTTGGGGCATCGCGATCGAGGCGTCAAACCTCAAACGCTCGGAGTTCTTCGTCCTGAGAACCATCATTCGCAAACCGCCGCATGTTTGGTCGAACCGAGTTTCTTGACCAATGCTGACGAAGAAAAACGACTGCAAGATGAGCGATACCAGGTGAAAATCGCATCCGCAGTCGTCGATGGAATTACACGCTATCTCACCGAACATGCGACGCAATAG